Proteins from one Patescibacteria group bacterium genomic window:
- a CDS encoding LysM peptidoglycan-binding domain-containing protein: MAFFISPSKARAEIEAEAKAPPGKITIFHFVQKGDTLSELGSKHKINPWKIKVDNNIANIDLIYIGQTLKLEMKERSSEQPIARRKQAQRNSCRNLSFEEKMNILGQVDKRTGVHQEVLAGQARQESSFGRSLVGDDGRSIGPFQINLSAHPEVTRAQAMNWEWSANWAADYLIKQGYKQNSFMALRRYNGSVKNPKTEKYAKAVMSHAKKYYGLKDINV; the protein is encoded by the coding sequence ATGGCATTTTTTATATCGCCATCAAAAGCCAGGGCGGAAATTGAGGCCGAGGCGAAAGCCCCTCCGGGTAAAATTACGATATTTCATTTTGTACAAAAAGGAGACACTTTATCAGAACTTGGTAGTAAACACAAAATTAATCCTTGGAAAATCAAGGTTGATAATAATATTGCCAATATTGATTTAATTTATATTGGTCAGACTTTGAAATTGGAAATGAAGGAGAGGTCTAGCGAACAACCCATAGCAAGGCGTAAACAAGCGCAACGTAATTCTTGTCGAAATCTTTCCTTTGAGGAAAAAATGAATATCTTGGGCCAGGTTGATAAACGAACTGGCGTTCATCAGGAAGTTTTGGCAGGACAAGCAAGGCAGGAATCCAGTTTTGGTAGAAGCCTTGTAGGTGACGACGGACGTTCAATTGGTCCCTTTCAGATTAATCTTTCAGCACACCCAGAAGTAACACGTGCGCAAGCGATGAATTGGGAATGGAGCGCAAACTGGGCGGCTGACTATTTGATCAAGCAAGGATATAAACAAAACTCTTTCATGGCATTACGTAGGTATAATGGCTCTGTAAAGAATCCTAAAACCGAAAAATATGCCAAAGCAGTAATGTCTCATGCAAAAAAATATTATGGCCTTAAAGACATAAACGTTTAA